One window from the genome of Fulvivirga lutea encodes:
- a CDS encoding IS3 family transposase produces MEGITPIRPEQIWVSDITYVGNRDYPMYLALVTDAYSKKIVGYDLSDSLKSTGVLKALKMAVKNRSYQDQPLIHHSDRGFQYCCDGYQKALKKNNLQCSMTESYDPYANAVAERVNGIIKQEFLLDYKLNIENMRQLIKESIYTYNKFRPHSSCMMRTPVQMHQQSSIKIKTYKMKKSSKLTPATPYI; encoded by the coding sequence ATTGAAGGTATTACACCAATAAGACCGGAACAAATATGGGTCTCTGACATCACTTACGTAGGTAACAGAGACTATCCCATGTATCTGGCCTTAGTAACAGATGCTTATTCAAAGAAAATTGTAGGATATGACCTTAGTGATTCCTTAAAATCAACAGGAGTTTTAAAGGCATTAAAAATGGCCGTAAAGAATAGGAGTTACCAGGATCAGCCATTGATTCATCACTCTGACAGAGGTTTTCAATACTGTTGTGATGGCTATCAAAAGGCCTTAAAAAAGAATAATCTGCAATGTAGCATGACTGAAAGTTATGATCCTTATGCTAATGCTGTTGCAGAACGAGTTAATGGAATTATCAAGCAGGAGTTTTTACTTGATTACAAATTGAATATTGAAAATATGAGGCAGCTGATTAAAGAAAGTATATATACTTACAATAAGTTCAGGCCTCATTCTTCATGCATGATGAGAACACCTGTACAAATGCATCAACAATCTAGTATTAAAATAAAAACCTATAAAATGAAAAAGAGTAGCAAGTTAACACCTGCTACTCCTTATATTTAA
- a CDS encoding DUF1573 domain-containing protein: MKTFIVFIFGVFMIYGAVAQEANENVSGPEITFQEEQFDFGDIHQGDKVEHVFAFENTGTEPLIITNVQTTCGCTAPNWPRDPVAPGQSSEIKVVFNSTGKMGRQHKVITVVSNATTPTSKVAIITNVLPKAEEKPVQEKGN; the protein is encoded by the coding sequence ATGAAAACTTTTATAGTATTTATTTTCGGTGTGTTCATGATCTATGGTGCAGTAGCACAAGAAGCGAATGAAAATGTATCAGGTCCGGAAATCACATTTCAAGAAGAACAGTTTGATTTTGGTGACATACACCAAGGTGATAAGGTAGAACATGTTTTTGCATTTGAAAATACAGGCACTGAGCCTTTGATTATTACAAATGTTCAAACTACTTGTGGCTGTACTGCTCCAAACTGGCCTAGAGATCCTGTAGCTCCAGGGCAGTCAAGTGAAATTAAGGTGGTATTTAACAGTACAGGTAAAATGGGGAGGCAGCACAAAGTGATAACTGTTGTGTCCAATGCAACCACTCCAACCAGTAAAGTTGCCATCATCACAAACGTTTTACCGAAGGCCGAAGAAAAGCCGGTTCAGGAAAAAGGAAACTAA